One Helianthus annuus cultivar XRQ/B chromosome 12, HanXRQr2.0-SUNRISE, whole genome shotgun sequence genomic region harbors:
- the LOC110895671 gene encoding uncharacterized protein LOC110895671 isoform X2: MEEEMVRMSNIMPVELAIKRELEYRKKMEALKYQHQNDFKPLISAQGPPTQARREDAELAPSNSRKSPMLRFSSSSLTRKEKIVFSCKACQLTFGSVFSLSYHIESQHHKVNMSQMKKRKQSISNPIWCELCRSPCSSLGQVVAHLNGSRHNSSLSNSIRN, encoded by the exons ATGGAGGAAGAGATGGTTAGAATGAGCAACATCATGCCAGTGGAGCTTGCAATTAAAAGGGAGCTAGAGTATCGTAAGAAAATGGAAGCGTTAAAATATCAACATCAAAATGACTTCAAACCACTCATATCCGCACAG GGCCCACCAACTCAAGCCAGGAGAGAGGATGCTGAGTTGGCACCGAGCAATTCTCGAAAGTCTCCGATGCTGCGGTTTTCTTCAAGCAGCCTAACGCGCAAAGAAAAAATTGTGTTTTCTTGCAAAGCTTGTCAGTTGACTTTCGGTTCTGTTTTTTCCCTTAGCTATCACATTGAAAGTCAACACCACAAAGTCAACATGTCTCAAATGAAGAAGCGAAAACAGTCGATTAGCAACCCGATTTGGTGTGAATTATGTCGATCTCCATGCTCAAGTTTGGGTCAAGTCGTGGCTCATCTGAATGGGTCAAGACACAATTCATCGCTCTCGAATTCAATCCGTAATTAA
- the LOC110895673 gene encoding uncharacterized protein LOC110895673 translates to MVSSASFGPTCHTCLSTSRSTVTAATVTGGRSDKYPCNINLHSSPPNSLMYQKRSWFDKSLIPLAASMTLLLSSYPAHAGILSGFPGIESVPGPELPKIDSLTRFNEENQKRYAENDARFRESPLLKELLERSKLNKEKNRQAIQDKYCIRGAEWGVGDCSAEGMTQQEREEFIMALKKKAGIE, encoded by the exons ATGGTTTCTTCTGCTTCATTTGGACCTACATGCCACACTTGCCTCTCAACTTCACGGTCCACCGTCACCGCCGCCACCGTCACTGGCGGCCGCAGCGACAAATACCCATGTAATATTAATTTACATTCATCACCACCAAATTCATTGATGTACCAAAAAAGAAGCTGGTTTGATAAGTCTCTTATTCCTTTAGCTGCTTCAATGACTCTTCTTCTCTCATCATACCCTG CCCACGCCGGAATACTTTCGGGTTTCCCTGGAATAGAATCAGTCCCTGGTCCTGAACTACCAAAGATTGATTCCCTCACTCGCTTCAACG AAGAAAATCAGAAAAGGTATGCAGAAAATGATGCAAGATTTAGAGAGTCTCCCTTGCTTAAGGAGTTGCTTGAAAGATCCAAGTTGAACAAAGAAAA GAATCGACAAGCGATTCAAGACAAGTATTGCATAAGAGGAGCGGAATGGGGAGTTGGCGATTGCTCAGCCGAAGGGATGACACAACAAGAACGAGAGGAGTTTATCATGGCGTTGAAAAAGAAGGCCGGGATAGAATGA
- the LOC110895671 gene encoding uncharacterized protein LOC110895671 isoform X1 produces MEEEMVRMSNIMPVELAIKRELEYRKKMEALKYQHQNDFKPLISAQGPVFESQTPVDRKRKLQPFNEQCSRTLQSSRSSRPSSSRFVCVVCRIAFATAYHLKVHGETSAHKNKLCDSRRGGKAMSNPFLCEVCDIMCSSGRVMEFHVAGIKHATCLREFEDAKRERIYGNYVSN; encoded by the exons ATGGAGGAAGAGATGGTTAGAATGAGCAACATCATGCCAGTGGAGCTTGCAATTAAAAGGGAGCTAGAGTATCGTAAGAAAATGGAAGCGTTAAAATATCAACATCAAAATGACTTCAAACCACTCATATCCGCACAG GGGCCAGTTTTCGAAAGTCAAACACCCGTTGACCGGAAAAGAAAGTTACAGCCGTTCAACGAACAATGCTCTCGCACACTGCAGTCTTCTAGAAGCAGTCGGCCTTCTTCTTCAAGGTTTGTTTGCGTGGTCTGCCGTATCGCGTTTGCTACTGCGTACCATCTAAAGGTTCACGGTGAAACTTCGGCACATAAAAACAAACTTTGCGACTCGAGAAGAGGTGGTAAAGCGATGAGTAATCCGTTTTTATGTGAAGTTTGTGATATTATGTGTTCGAGTGGTAGAGTGATGGAGTTTCATGTCGCCGGAATAAAACATGCTACATGTCTTAGAGAGTTTGAGGATGCAAAAAGGGAAAGGATTTATGGGAATTATGTCTCCAATTAG